Proteins from a genomic interval of Plasmodium sp. gorilla clade G2 genome assembly, chromosome: 10:
- a CDS encoding ADP-ribosylation factor — MGLYVSRLFNRLFQKKDVRILMVGLDAAGKTTILYKVKLGEVVTTIPTIGFNVETVEFRNISFTVWDVGGQDKIRPLWRHYYSNTDGLIFVVDSNDRERIDDAREELHRMINEEELKDAIILVFANKQDLPNAMSAAEVTEKLHLNTIRERNWFIQSTCATRGDGLYEGFDWLTTHLNNAK; from the exons ATGGGTTTATATGTAAGTAGGTTATTTAATCgtttatttcaaaaaaaagatgTACGTATTTTAATGGTTGGATTAGATGCTGCTGGAAAAactacaatattatataaagttAAACTTGGTGAAGTTGTTACAACCATTCCAACAATag gtTTCAATGTTGAAACTGTCGAATTTCGTAACATTTCATTTACCGTATGGGATGTAGGAGGACAAGATAAG atCCGACCTTTATGGAGACATTATTATTCCAACACAGACGGATTAATATTTGTCGTCGATAGTAATGATAGAGAAAGAATAGATGATg CTCGTGAAGAATTACATAGAATgataaatgaagaagaattaAAGGATGCTATAATTTTAGTTTTTGCCAATAAACAAGATTTACCAAATGCTATGTCAGCAGCTGAAGTAACTGAGAAATTACACCTTAACACTATAAGGGAAAGGAACTG gtTTATTCAATCCACCTGTGCCACAAGGGGTGACGGATTATACGAAGGTTTTGATTGGCTAACCACACACTTAAATAATgccaaataa
- a CDS encoding dihydrolipoamide acyltransferase component E2, producing MLYNLIILIFYLRFSRCISKNNNYGYINISNYSNVVSNNNNLRNRKNVVYSKIEIKMPALSSTMTTGKIVKWNKNIGDYVNLGDIIMTVESDKADMDVEAFDEGFLRVKRLEDGCEANVGDVLGVLTTEENENMDEKKYNDSDINKIENDIKVLNPNKDKHEEIIKEDIHFVKKHINDNINEGKIFIPFIKSKKKKARIIKWLKSENDFIKKDDVLFYVEDDKSMIEVESPYSGIIKNILVKEGQFAYLDKEVAIISITEQKDDQKEKIEEPFKNEEYEEINQDNILIHYINKITKSEEGRKFLKNLSEQEEKTLEERLKLNYEKYNKISNDLFRSSESTKDNVLKEKENDIQYEMVLPSASELMRQNKLSPKDIINRKIPNRVTYEDVDAFLNGSKNNSTNVTYIEKQKLQTVEDGEQKTVDMTNIQKSIKNNMMLTLTVPVFRVTHLIKTNELLKLYEKVKQKISMSVLLNKCVSTVLLSHPLMFSTYIDKDNGKILYNKDVNIGNALGLSDSLLTPVLKKVDKKDIYTLANEWKMLVEKGKNGLLNSNDMTGSNFYISNLGMFNTYQFDAILPKNSSCILSIGTNIGSIDNLEDLKIQKGMMMTLTCDHRHIYGSHAAAFMNDLSKFIEKDIMKIFL from the exons atgttatataacttaattatattaattttttatttaagatTTTCTAGATGTATCTCTAAGAACAATAATTATGGTTACATCAACATTAGTAACTATTCAAATGTTGTAagcaacaataataatttaagaaatagaaaaaatgtTGTTTATTCAAAAATAGAAATTAAAATGCCAGCTCTATCTAGTACCATGACAACAGGAAAAATTGTTAAatggaataaaaatataggagATTATGTAAAT ctaGGTGATATTATAATGACTGTCGAAAGTGATAAAGCAGACATGGACGTGGAAGCGTTCGATGAAG gGTTTTTAAGGGTTAAACGTTTGGAAGATGGATGTGAAGCGAATGTTGGAGATGTCCTAGGAGTTTTAACTACAGAAGAAAACGAAAATATGgatgaaaagaaatataatgataGTGACATTAATAAGatagaaaatgatataaaagtaTTGAATCCTAATAAAGACAAACatgaagaaattataaaagaagatattcattttgtaaagaagcatataaatgataatataaatgaaggaaaaatatttattccttttataaagtctaaaaaaaagaaagcaAGAATAATTAAATGGTTAAAAAGTGAGaatgattttataaaaaaggatgatgttttattttatgtagaGGATGATAAAAGTATGATAGAAGTGGAAAGTCCATATTCTG gtataataaaaaatatattagttAAGGAAGGACAGTTCGCATATTTAGACAAAGAAGTTGCCATCATCTCAATAACAGAG cAAAAAGATgatcaaaaagaaaaaatagaagaaccttttaaaaatga ggaatatgaagaaataaatcaagataatatattaatacattatataaataaaatcacGAAAAGTGAAGAGGGAAGgaagtttttaaaaaatttaag tgAGCAAGAAGAAAAAACACTGGAAGAAAGGCTCAAATTAAATTATGAGAAATACAATAAAATTTCCAATGATCTATTCAG gTCTAGTGAAAGTACCAAAGATAAtgtattaaaagaaaaggaa AACGACATTCAATATGAAATGGTGTTACCATCTGCATCAGAGTTGATGAGACAAAACAAATTAAGTCCAAAGGATATAat aaaCAGAAAAATACCCAATCGTGTAACCTATGAAGACGTTGATGCCTTTTTAAATGGATCTAAAAATAATTCTACTAATGTTACTTACATCGAAAAACAAAAACTTCAAACAGTTGAAGATGGAGAACAAAAAACTGTCGATATGACAAATATTCAGAaatcaataaaaaataatatgatgcTTACCTTAACAGTTCCAGTGTTCCGTGTTactcatttaataaaaacaaatgaattattgaaattatatgaaaaagtaaaacaaaaaattagtATGAGTGTTTTATTAAACAAATGTGTATCAACTGTGTTATTAAGTCACCCCTTGATGTTTTCTACTTATATTGATAAAGATaatggaaaaatattatataataaggaTGTTAATATAGGAAATGCACTAGGATTATCAGATTCTCTATTAACTCCTGTGTTAAAAAAAGTTgataaaaaggatatatatacattggCCAATGAATGGAAG ATGCTAGTTGAGAAAGGAAAAAATGGTCTCCTAAATTCAAATGATATGACAGGTAGTAATTTTTACATTTCCAATTTGGGAATGTTCAATACATACCAATTTGATGCAATATTGCCAAAAAACTCATCATGTATCTTATCAATTGGCACAAATATTGGAAGTATTGATAACTTGGAAGACTTAAAAATTCAAAAGGGAATGATGATGACTTTGACATGTGACCACAGACATATCTATGGATCTCATGCAGCAGCTTTTATGAATGATTTATCAAAATTTATTGAAAAggatattatgaaaatatttttataa